tttttttgtaaaactgaaaaaaactgaaattatttttactaaaaactgaaaaaaccgaaaatattttttttccagtttttacaaaaaaactgctttaaaaaaactgaaaaatattatttaaaacaatatttttgtaaaaactgaaaaagaaaaagctgaaaagcaattttttttgtaaaagctgGAAAATACTAgaatttgttttactaaaaactggaaaaaaaaaacgaaaatattttttttttcaagtttttacaaaacaactgctttaaaaaaagcttaaaaatattttctaaaataatatttttgtaaaaactaaaaaaaaaactgtaaagcaattttctaaagcaatatttttgtaaaaactgaaaaaatatatatatatattttttttcagtttttagttaaaaatatttcagttttttccagtttttaactgctttagaaaattatttttcagtttttacaaaaatattgttttagaaaatatttttcagtttttttaaagcagttttttttgtaaaaactggaaaaaaaatattttcgtttttttcagttttttagtaaatttgttttttagtttttttcagtttttataaaaaaaaaatatttaaaaaataaattattttttgggtatgagtaatgagtctttttaattaattaggagatatttagaattgaccaacaggacgatgacacatgtccctccgtttaaatgaggggtatatttgaacccaaagtatgactgcaggggtataaataacccaatagtataacgaaagatatttttagaccattttcgaaagtagaggggtatatttggctcTGCCGATTGTTTTTTTGACACCCCACTCCAAAAATTGAGAAAGTAACCTTTTTAAAGTGCTTTTGGAATTTTTGCAAAATACAAATTGATACTTTAATATTGGCAAAGACACCTTTTGAATTAATTAGCCAATATAAAGAATTACTCTCCTAAAATACTTTTTCGAAAAATACTTGTAATAAAAATCTTATAATAAGATTTTGAAAGATTGGCATAAACTTTATTCACGTCGAACTTCACATAGAAGCATCATCAAGAGTAACCATCCGGTAGAAGTACCTCATTTGATTATCTGTCTAACTATTCGCGAAGTTTAGATAACTAGTTtgatttgtatattatataaatattaattgaatttttataaaagtaaatagCTAATATGTTATTTGGAAAAGAAAGTTTTACTTCATCATAGATGAAGAGTAATGTGTTAAAATGATAGCTATTAAATTTAGGCAGATTAGCCTAGCAGACACTTGTACTAGTATGAGTTTGTCATCCCGATCCCTCTACTCTATAAAGTTTCAACCGGACATTTGAACTCATGCAAAATATAACTTTTAAGTACCTATGACCATTGTCCGAGCACATGTGGCAATAAAACATTGAGCTGGACAAAATGTGTGTAATTCGCGGGGCAGTGAGCGTGAATATGAATATTTTGaacaataaattattaaaataagaagaaaaaacaaataaaaaaataaagtaaaaataaataaaaatgagcaAAAGCAAAACAGGAGACTTATCGTTCTTCCCAGCACTCCACCCCATCTTGTTGCCTTTTCTTTCTCCCTGTTCGTTTCTTCTCcccaagagaaaaaaaaaaaataaagcaattCTTTACTGAAAATGGTTGTTTCTGCCATAAAAACTTTTCCCCCTATGATTTGATTTAATTTTGAGTTTTTCTTTATTCAATTTCTGATGAGAAGGCTTGAATTTATGACTTTTTGGTCGGTTTGattcggttttcggtttggttcaatttttcatgtttttatgaACATCCCTAGGTGCTAATGCTAGTAAAAGAATCTCATAATTTTcatatgtttttctttatttttctttaaaattttcaattattttatgaaatgTTTTAAATTTTGGTGGTTAAGCATTGTACTTTCTGTAGTATTATGCTAAATAGGCGGTAAGAGACTGCTTGGATTTTGAGAAGTGATAGTAAAAGTGAAAAGAAGAGGAGTGTAGTGATGATTTTGGAGAGATTCACCCGTAACAGTGATAGTGAGGATAACGAGGATGATTGAAAATTATAACCAAACGTGGGTTTGATTATGTATTTGCAGACAAGGAGGAAGGGGTGGTGATGTCGGGTGATGGTGAGTAGAAGATTGAGAAATGGAATAGTGGAAGAGAGTGGACTGTTTCGGGTTTctcttttttgaaaaaaagggatGGATTTgcaatttttataaaaaaataatattttataataaataatgaTGTGACATTAATTTAGGCGAGGTGAATATGATATGTTTGTCATGTCAAGCGAGTGAGCATTAGAGGTGTTTAAAATTTATGTTTTGATCGAGTTCAAGTATCTGATTGAAACTTTGTAGAGTAGAGGGACTAGTATGACAAAACCAAACTAGTACAAGTGTCTTTCGGACTATTCTATCTATGTAATACTTGTAAGACAAATAATGTTATATGTGAATGCCAAGCTATTAATGTTCAATATATCTCCCGAATGAGTATTGTAAAGATGCGAATGTTAAGGTGATTAAGAATgattatattatatataatgtGTGATCTAATGAAAAGTAAGAAAGATATATAAGTGATATCAATAAGTTGAGATAAAAAATCCTGGGATTAAATTTTTGTCACGTAGTAAGTTCACATTATGTCCAATATTTATTAACAGTCTTTTAGTTGTGTCAAAAATTTATATATCGATAAAAAATACAGACAACTTCTCACTCTCTTTTTAATCTTTAGTTAATATAATATTGGTTGAAAGGAGTTTAAATAgagcaaaataaatattattcATATAAACGATTCAAACTTATTTGAATGGATTGATAAAGAATTATGTTGTACAATGTACAATCCTATAATGCGGTGTCCCAAATAGTCAATTTCCATGTCCCTCTACAGATCTGTGTTGTCTCTGCAGAAAGCATAGCAAAGCAAAGCCTTTTAATCCCATTGCTATTTCATAGCAAAATCAAAAGCCAACAATGATCTATACCCATTCTTCTACTTTTCTCCTAATCTTTGTCCTTCTCTCTCCAATTTCAATTGCCACTTTATCATCCCCTATACCCTTCAACATCTCTCACTTCATTTATCCCAGAATCAACTACTTCGAACATCCCCAATCTTCACCTCACCCTTTTCTTCAGGTTTGTTCAATTGCCCAACTGGGTTTTTCTTAATTACTGTTTATTTTTCTAATTCTGGGTTTTATGGTTCTCTTTTGTATATGTTTTCAGGAGGTGTTAAAAGGGATTGCTGAGAAAGAGAAATGGGATTTCGAGGACTTGAGAGTTTCCAAATTGGATGTGAAGAAATTAAAGTTTGGAACTTTAAGGAAGTATGAGTTTCGGGTTCGAATTGGGAAGATGGAATTTGTATTCTTGATGTCAGATGAAGTGTCTCAGTGGAAAGACTTTAACTTTCTTAACAAGAATGAATCTGACTTTGAGTCATTGGTTAAAGAGATTGGTTCTAAGGCTACTCTTGATGTCTTGAAAATTCATGGGCCATTTGAATTGTATGCTACTGGAGATGATGATTACCTCTCTTTGAACTTACCCGTATGTCTATCTTTCTTTATtgttttaactttattttttgggttaaaattttatatgtatggttgaaaattttaaatttatgcacGCACTAAGGCTGCACCTATTGTCACAAAGGAGTAGTCGATAGCACCCTGTTTAGCTCGAGCtctatatatatagtttaatttttttaacttgtacctacTGTTACAGAGGAGTAGTGAGTGTAGCACTTGCTGACTTGAACTTGTAGATCCACCTCAGATTGATTGCAAATTTAGATTGTGTTATAATTGAAGTGGAAGTATCTTAAAGATGTAGTATTTGGGTTTTGATTCAAATGTTGGAGTGCATAGTGAAGTAGTTTTCCATAGTCCTTGTGTCTCAAGTTATCACAGTGCAAAACTTTTGAAGTCCTTACATTCAGCATATTTATAAGTGCTAACCTCCTTGAAGTTTCAGTGGACTTATCATACGGAAGGGAAGCTGTGATTATATCAGCAAAGTTGTTATAGGCTTATCTAGGTTTCATTTAAAATAGAACTGCTACATTTATACATGTAGCTTCTTCAGATGcaaaatattttagaacttttAATCTGTCACAGGGGGAGTGAACATCAAAATTGTGAATGGATGATATACTTTTGTTCAATGTATTTGACTGACTTGATGCTGTAATGGTGAGAGAATGTCAAACTAGCCTATGTGCACCATGATTGATTTTCTAGCTGTTAAGTTCGATTACATAATGCGATGATTATTATCTTATTATATCACGGAGAATTGTGCTCAGATGTGATGCAACATTGCCTGTTTGGATATTGATGTCTGACATATTCCTTTAATCATTCAGATTATTCTCTTGAAGGGGATGGATATAGATTTGTGCTTTGATCTCTTCTTGCTAGCCTTGCAACTACTGTTGCTACGATGTGATTTGTGATCACTTGATGCCTTCATTATGTGTTCTATTCGAACAGTGAGAGTAAGATTTATTACAATCATTACGTTTTCATGTTGGGCTAATAACGTTTTGTTGTTTATCTTTTTAACAGCTGAACTCTTCCTATACGGGGTTGAAAAAGATCCTTGTTGGTGAGGGCATCACTGTAGAAGTTAAAGGTGCGGATAAAATATCAATTTTCAACATTTCTGCGTTGCTTAAATTGGTAAATGGAAGCATTTTGACCAAGTCGGGAGGTTGTGAATTTGGATGTGTTTGGCAATCATCCTGCATACCGTTACTTCCAGTACATGCTAGTGGATCTGCATCAGTACTTGCGTATTGGACCAGAAACCCTGGTTTAAGAATTGACACTGCCTTTGTATCGAGAAGAATCATCAAGTTGCTAGCTGAAAAATGTTACGCAAGGCATATTTACAGAAAGCGGAgcttgtatagtgattttctgaCTCAGAAGATAACATTACTAGGAAAGGTTCTAAGAAGTTTTCTAGGTGGCAGGACCAGTCAGATTGCAAGATTAGATCTTTTAAAAGTGAAAGTTGAAGACTTGACCCTTTTTCGCTTCCAGTTGGAGTTGGAAAGAGGTATTCCGAGCAACGACACATACTGGACTACTTTGGGGCAGTGGAGAACAAAGCCAGCTGTTGAACGTTCGTGGTTTGAAGTAACAGCAAGGTTTGAGGAAGAGGTCTTGAAGCCGCGCTTCATTCAGAAGGTCAGACCTTTTATTGAAGTAGATTCATCGTCATGGAGTAATTTGATGTCGAATATGTCCTTTACCaaaatttcatcttttcttgtccCGCCAGAGCCTTTAACATTGGATGTTAGATGGTAGGGGAATTACATGTTTTATTTACTTATTAACCAGTCTCAGCGTGCTGTAATGTAGATTCTCAATCTTCCTCACTGTGGTGATTGAAAATTGTTGCCGTATTTGTACATCATATCACTTGTAAATTCAAAGTGAATGGAAAGGAATGAGTAACTCTATTTTGTAAATCTGAAGTGACAATTAATCGAGATTGAAAAAGTCCTTGTATGACGTAAGTTTTTGATAATAACTGAACACTTGCTCTCGAGATTGCTCTAAATGAAAGCTTGTTTTAAGAGGTTTATGTGAATTGCTCTAATTACGTAAACTTGCTAAAGGAATCTCGAAGATGGTCCGTCTCGTATTAGCCTATGCCCAAGTTCACATCAAATGATGCTTGCTTTCCTAGCCCTTCTAGTTTGTTGCCTCTTAACCTATCTTTTGTGGAGTCATATTAGAGAGATATACGGTCTCTTTGGGTTGATCAGATGAGTTGTTAGGATTCTGCAATTGGCATGTGGGCCAGAAATAGGATCTGACATCATAGCCTCCTGTTTCCTCAGTTCATCCTGCGGTTACAAGAGGACGAATATGAGATGTTGCTCATGTAATATATGAGACCTTAAATTCTTTCAGTAGAAAACTGCAGATTTTAAACTACGTGGTTCCAGGATGTTAATTTTCTGGGTACCCTTGGGTTCTAACACGTTTGCTTTGTCTATGGGATTGTCGACTCAATCCATTTCGGCAGAATTCATGTATACTATCAATCAGTTAGTTGTTTTTTTTCTACTTTATCCAAGCTCTGGtattgaaagaagaaaaaaagaagaagaaatgcaGTGTAAGGCCAAGTGCTTTCATTGCCAATGGAAATGCATTTGCCTTTTTCCTAATAACTAGACATTCAACATTAAATTAAGCGAGGAATAGTTTAGCAATGAAGAACTTAGAGTGAAGGTGTAATGTATTGCATTATGTTGTCACGGTTTACTTGGATCTAACAACTCAAGTCTCAAATTTCATGCCCATGTTAATACCTTCTGTTATCACATTTTACTTCTccttcctcctcaccctctccctTACCAAAAAGTAAAGGGAAAGATTATTTTACATTGTGATTTATTGTTAAGTTCTTCTGCTCCAATAAATTGTGTTAAGCGTACTTCATATTTGGAAAGTGCCAGACTGTAGCTAAGTCTAAAACCACACTGTCAGGATTTTTCTCCTGATATACTTTGGGTGTGGTATATACTATGATCATTTGCATCTCTGAACACGTGATCAACTAAAAATACTGAGTGCAGGATTACATGGAGACTAGGGAAATAAGTACATTGttattatattatataatttagGTCAAACACGATAAGGAAGAATATTTCTTAAACGATACATGTTTCCATTTTCCCCTTGGCCTTCTTGTCAGAGGTAGCATCTTCTGGATTCAGTTCTAGCTTCTTATACTTATACCAAGATGCACACAGTAAATAAAACCCAAAGTTCAGCACACTGACTCCTGCTAGCAACCAATAGAAGTAGTCGAGCTTGTCTCTGTTCAAGTTGTTATTAGCTAACCAGCCACCACTCACCTTGTTAATTACACTCACCACCAATGAGCTTGTGAAGTACCCAAATGCCAGAGAAGACCAAGAAATGGCCATACTCAGTGATTTCATGCCTGATGTGCTCTCTGCATAAAAGAAATCAAGCAACCCCACCAATGTAAATATTTCAGCTGTTGCAAATATTACGTATTGGTATCCGAGCCAGAACACACTCATAGGTAATGGACTGGCTGAATCAACCATGTTTTGCTCAATGGCAACTGATTTCCTGTGACTTTCTACAACTGCAGCTACTGCCATAGAAACCGCTGTAAGTACTAGTCCAACACCTATACGTTGGAGTTGTCGAATCCCAGAAGGGATCCCTGTAAATTTTCTTGCTATTGGAATGAAAATTCGATCATAGACTGGGATCAGGAAGAGTTGGAACAATTGTGGAATTATAGGTATTGAAGGCCCTGGGATTTCAAAGTTTCGGATTTTTCTGTTCATTGTTAGACTTTGTTGAATAGTGAAGGTCTGGAGTTGAGCCATACAAGTGTTCATGAAGACAGTGCTCAATATTATTGGGAGCATTCGGACTACAATCTTTGTTTCTTCAACTTGTGAGATGGTACAGAGGCTCCATTGTCCATGTGCACTTGATGTAGATGCTTCTTGTTTGGTCCTCAGTATGGCTGCCCTGTCCAAAAATCTGTACATATTGTGGGAATTTGGTTAGCTGAAGTAATATGTCAACCAAAAGATCAGAAAAAGAGATGTTAAGTACTTGAATTGATCAGTCCTTTGAAGAATCTCAGTTTCATTTTCAGGTTCTCTACTCTTGATCTGATATAAATCTTCTTTGTTTTGTGGTAGTGGGAGATTTCTGTTTGTAAAAGCTGCAACAAAAACCTGCGCGATACGCATAAGAGGGCTTCCTTTAGGAATGTTGTTTCTATAAAATGGTTTTCCCATGGTTAAGAGCAGGATTGCTAAACCAACTGCTACACAGCAGACACCAAAAGACCAATCCCATCCTTGGCTATCACTTATCCAGACAAAAAATGTAACACCAAGCATTGCTCCAACGGTGATGCAGAACAGTAGCCAATTGAAGTAACTTGATAATTTTGCAACCCCTTTGGGATCCTTTTCATCAAATTGATCAGCACCCAAAGATGGCAAAGCTGCTTTAACTCCACTGTTTCCGAGTGCTATTAGATAAATGCCTCCATACAAGATTGCCAATTGGCCTGTATCTGCAGATTCACATTGATTGCTTAGGCTTAAGGGTACATTCTTGCAGGGAAATGGTCTCAGTTGGCTGAAATGTGCTTGAACAGCTAGAAGTGCATATCCCTAACAAATGAAAGAAtgatcaaaagtcaaatcttgttTCTGCATAGACATTTGAATAATCTGTTTTTGTTTTCTTGCTTAGTCAAGATGTTAGAAATGAAAGTACCAAGACTTGAATGCTGCCAAAGAGAACACAAGTCTTGAATCTGGAGAAGTAAGTATCTGAGAGAAAGGCTCCAAATAGTGAGAGCAAGAATGCAGTTCCCATGAAGTTTGTGACAGTAGTGGCAGATTTTGTTAAGCTGAAGTTCATATAACCATAGAAGTAAGTCACCAGGCTCACACCATTTGAAATAAAAGCCATGGTATCAATCCCTGCCACAGCTGCATGATATGAAGCCAAAATATCAAAACCCAGAAATTCGGATATAATTGTTTTGTAAAAGAAAGATGTGCGGCCATCCCCATGCACGCCCAAGACCGGACATCTGGAGCATGGACAATACTCTAATACCATATTAAGAAAATGGACTTTGGGTTTAATTCAACATAAGAAACTAGCTCATCAGGTGAGGTGAGAATTAGCCAAAACCATATTAGGAGACGGACACCTTATCTTAGATCCTGTGAAGGTATGACTTTGTTCTCCCTCCTACATGTATTTGCCTGCCACTATGAGGAGGGATTATACTTTTCCTTAAAAGAATACTGTTCATTGCTAAAGGTATCACAAATTTCCAAGACCTGTCACAATTAGATACTTGAAAGATATGCTTACCATACACAAAAAGAGTTGCTCTAGTTCCCCCCTTGCTTGGTAGTTGCTTTGGTTCAGTCTGGGTATCTCTGCAAATTCCCTGCAACATGCAACAAATAACAAATGAAACTATTTAGCCAAAGATGCAGTTCA
The nucleotide sequence above comes from Nicotiana tabacum cultivar K326 chromosome 12, ASM71507v2, whole genome shotgun sequence. Encoded proteins:
- the LOC107822400 gene encoding protein TUNICAMYCIN INDUCED 1, with amino-acid sequence MIYTHSSTFLLIFVLLSPISIATLSSPIPFNISHFIYPRINYFEHPQSSPHPFLQEVLKGIAEKEKWDFEDLRVSKLDVKKLKFGTLRKYEFRVRIGKMEFVFLMSDEVSQWKDFNFLNKNESDFESLVKEIGSKATLDVLKIHGPFELYATGDDDYLSLNLPLNSSYTGLKKILVGEGITVEVKGADKISIFNISALLKLVNGSILTKSGGCEFGCVWQSSCIPLLPVHASGSASVLAYWTRNPGLRIDTAFVSRRIIKLLAEKCYARHIYRKRSLYSDFLTQKITLLGKVLRSFLGGRTSQIARLDLLKVKVEDLTLFRFQLELERGIPSNDTYWTTLGQWRTKPAVERSWFEVTARFEEEVLKPRFIQKVRPFIEVDSSSWSNLMSNMSFTKISSFLVPPEPLTLDVRW
- the LOC107822401 gene encoding protein NRT1/ PTR FAMILY 4.5-like codes for the protein MGICRDTQTEPKQLPSKGGTRATLFVYAVAGIDTMAFISNGVSLVTYFYGYMNFSLTKSATTVTNFMGTAFLLSLFGAFLSDTYFSRFKTCVLFGSIQVLGYALLAVQAHFSQLRPFPCKNVPLSLSNQCESADTGQLAILYGGIYLIALGNSGVKAALPSLGADQFDEKDPKGVAKLSSYFNWLLFCITVGAMLGVTFFVWISDSQGWDWSFGVCCVAVGLAILLLTMGKPFYRNNIPKGSPLMRIAQVFVAAFTNRNLPLPQNKEDLYQIKSREPENETEILQRTDQFKFLDRAAILRTKQEASTSSAHGQWSLCTISQVEETKIVVRMLPIILSTVFMNTCMAQLQTFTIQQSLTMNRKIRNFEIPGPSIPIIPQLFQLFLIPVYDRIFIPIARKFTGIPSGIRQLQRIGVGLVLTAVSMAVAAVVESHRKSVAIEQNMVDSASPLPMSVFWLGYQYVIFATAEIFTLVGLLDFFYAESTSGMKSLSMAISWSSLAFGYFTSSLVVSVINKVSGGWLANNNLNRDKLDYFYWLLAGVSVLNFGFYLLCASWYKYKKLELNPEDATSDKKAKGKMETCIV